Proteins encoded together in one Dehalococcoidia bacterium window:
- the purB gene encoding adenylosuccinate lyase, with protein sequence MIDRYALEPMKSIWSDDGKYDRWLAVELAVCEAWAKLGTIPQQDIEKIRNASWDSKKLEEKFAETKHDVTAFLYSITSNLGPEGRWVHLGLTSNDVWDTATGLQLKDSAKILLDGVDALIDAIQIQAKEHKYTLMMGRTHGVHAEPTTFGLKLALWWDEMRRNRDRLIHATKQISVGKISGAVGTHATVPLEIESFACDALGIDYAPLSNQIVQRDRHAYFLTTLAVIAASLEKFATEIRGLQRTEVHEVEEPFGEGQTGSSAMPHKRNPDLSERVCGLARLIRGNSITGLENVALWHERDISHSSAERIILPDSCMALDYILNIFTGIVQGMTVFPDRMIANIESTRGLLFSQRVMLSLVNAGMSRDEAYKLAQSYAAKTWDEGADFRELIKNDTKVKELIEPSSLEELFDYTFYTQCVDALYERVGLDK encoded by the coding sequence ATGATTGATCGTTATGCACTTGAACCGATGAAAAGTATTTGGTCGGACGATGGCAAATATGATCGATGGCTCGCTGTAGAACTAGCTGTATGCGAGGCTTGGGCAAAGCTTGGAACAATCCCCCAACAGGATATAGAAAAAATACGCAATGCCTCTTGGGATTCTAAGAAACTGGAAGAAAAATTCGCTGAAACTAAGCACGACGTTACTGCATTTCTCTATTCAATAACCTCTAATTTAGGCCCTGAAGGAAGATGGGTTCATTTAGGGCTTACCTCAAACGATGTGTGGGACACTGCCACTGGACTTCAACTTAAAGATTCCGCGAAAATCCTGCTTGACGGGGTCGATGCTTTGATTGATGCCATTCAAATTCAGGCCAAAGAGCATAAATACACGCTAATGATGGGCCGTACACATGGCGTCCATGCTGAACCTACCACCTTTGGCCTCAAATTAGCTTTGTGGTGGGATGAAATGCGTCGCAATCGAGATCGGCTTATCCATGCGACAAAACAAATTAGCGTAGGTAAAATTTCAGGCGCAGTTGGAACGCATGCTACAGTACCTCTAGAGATAGAGTCGTTTGCATGTGATGCATTAGGTATTGATTACGCTCCATTATCGAACCAAATTGTACAAAGAGATCGTCATGCTTATTTTCTTACGACGCTAGCAGTAATCGCGGCTTCACTAGAGAAATTTGCTACAGAGATAAGGGGCCTGCAGCGAACTGAGGTGCACGAAGTGGAAGAGCCATTTGGCGAAGGACAAACTGGATCGTCAGCTATGCCACATAAGCGTAATCCAGATTTATCTGAAAGAGTTTGCGGACTTGCCAGGCTAATACGAGGCAATTCAATTACAGGGCTTGAAAATGTCGCTTTATGGCATGAACGCGATATTTCACACTCCTCAGCTGAGCGAATTATATTGCCTGATTCTTGCATGGCCTTAGATTATATTTTGAACATCTTCACTGGAATTGTTCAGGGGATGACGGTTTTCCCCGATCGTATGATTGCCAATATAGAATCGACTCGCGGCTTACTTTTTTCGCAGAGAGTAATGCTTTCACTGGTAAACGCTGGTATGTCGCGCGATGAAGCTTATAAACTAGCGCAATCGTATGCAGCAAAAACTTGGGACGAAGGTGCTGACTTTCGGGAATTAATTAAAAATGATACTAAGGTGAAAGAGCTCATTGAGCCTTCCTCACTTGAGGAGCTTTTTGACTATACTTTTTATACGCAATGTGTCGATGCTTTGTACGAACGAGTCGGTTTAGATAAATAA
- a CDS encoding 5'-methylthioadenosine nucleosidase: MTTKFTKEHTLIVVALEQELPKSLVPDWNVCYTGVGKVNAMIGVQKAVKIHSPRTLINYGTAGAVNKNISGLHEVTVLEQRDMDARSLGFKIGQTPFDPIDTIELGRAGLSCGSGDNFVTDGDILYTDLVDMEAYALAKYSLANELDFFCYKYVSDQADENAVDRWSDPEWLSQMFFAGANLFIQNVLEETNI, encoded by the coding sequence ATGACGACTAAATTCACTAAAGAACATACTCTTATAGTGGTTGCGCTAGAACAAGAGTTACCTAAATCTCTCGTTCCTGATTGGAATGTTTGCTATACAGGTGTGGGAAAAGTGAACGCAATGATTGGAGTTCAGAAAGCAGTAAAAATTCATTCTCCTAGAACATTAATAAATTATGGGACCGCAGGAGCGGTCAATAAAAATATTTCTGGACTGCATGAAGTGACGGTATTAGAGCAACGGGACATGGACGCAAGGAGCTTAGGCTTTAAAATAGGGCAAACACCATTTGATCCTATCGATACTATAGAACTGGGCAGGGCAGGACTAAGCTGCGGTAGCGGCGATAACTTTGTTACTGACGGAGATATTTTGTATACAGATTTGGTAGATATGGAGGCTTATGCTCTAGCTAAATATAGCCTTGCTAATGAACTAGATTTTTTTTGCTACAAATATGTTTCTGATCAAGCAGATGAAAATGCAGTAGATCGTTGGAGTGACCCAGAATGGCTAAGTCAAATGTTTTTTGCAGGCGCGAACTTATTCATTCAAAATGTGCTTGAAGAAACGAATATTTAA
- a CDS encoding HAD-IB family phosphatase → MAAANVGQSIFKRFQPDVMLPGVVPWEEIRNRYSDREISLAKYQELAFLQLDQSKTIIENFVRESRPLRSGFKELVEFCNNNDIAIAITSHGLDFYITAALDSEDINIPIHSVETYFEKSEMTFKYPYADKSCFAWPGNCKCKMLEQYQGSGDTIIYAGDSTSDACPALRADYVFARDWLVTFCTDNAINYQKLGSFYDIIDYAKKTIGDYK, encoded by the coding sequence GTGGCTGCTGCAAATGTTGGCCAATCGATATTCAAACGTTTTCAGCCTGATGTAATGCTCCCAGGCGTAGTGCCATGGGAAGAAATTCGTAATAGGTATTCCGACCGGGAAATATCCTTGGCGAAATACCAAGAATTAGCATTTTTGCAACTGGATCAAAGTAAGACCATTATTGAAAACTTTGTACGAGAGAGTAGGCCTCTTCGATCAGGATTTAAAGAGTTGGTCGAATTTTGTAATAACAATGATATTGCTATTGCAATAACCAGCCATGGATTAGATTTTTACATTACTGCCGCTTTAGATTCTGAGGACATTAATATTCCTATTCATTCGGTAGAAACCTATTTCGAAAAGTCAGAAATGACATTTAAGTACCCGTACGCAGACAAATCCTGTTTCGCGTGGCCAGGCAATTGTAAATGCAAAATGTTAGAACAATACCAAGGTTCAGGCGATACGATAATCTATGCAGGCGATAGTACTTCAGATGCGTGCCCTGCTCTGCGTGCGGACTATGTCTTTGCAAGAGATTGGCTTGTTACATTTTGTACAGACAATGCCATCAACTATCAGAAACTTGGTAGTTTCTACGATATTATTGATTATGCAAAGAAAACGATTGGAGATTACAAATGA
- a CDS encoding Gfo/Idh/MocA family oxidoreductase, which translates to MNRHKNNNLSVGVIGKDNHALRLIKILEKSDLVEDIKIYYHRDYKGIDPRVTNDLQTLFSCNAIIIASPTPSHVEYIQKLTKFTGYILVEKPLVTNIENSKYLLNLNLEAKQRIKVNYSFIDSPVFRKIKEIVTKNRLGAPIEMAIRMGHGFAYSDKYIKNWRSTLSTNGVAEQTGVHFINAAIHLFGGIVNGNIKSENFSGNGDVPDTSMITLDMANKARVNIFVSYSVPYQFDLLLTCTDGLYRYDGVAEHIHEPRNYYDEDGRFISPPKTYENSISYRDNWDIGLENSITEFLKSTISQEPLNLESLNIALSTMEPIFENKIHTN; encoded by the coding sequence ATGAATCGTCATAAAAATAACAACTTATCTGTAGGCGTTATTGGTAAAGATAATCACGCGCTTCGGCTCATAAAAATCTTGGAAAAATCCGATTTAGTGGAAGATATAAAAATCTACTATCACCGTGATTACAAAGGCATAGACCCTAGAGTTACCAATGATTTACAAACACTCTTTTCTTGCAACGCTATTATTATTGCAAGCCCTACACCATCGCACGTTGAATACATACAGAAATTAACCAAATTCACAGGATATATTTTGGTTGAAAAGCCGCTTGTTACGAACATCGAAAACTCAAAGTATTTGTTAAATCTCAATCTAGAAGCAAAGCAGAGGATTAAAGTAAATTACTCATTTATTGATTCGCCAGTTTTCAGGAAAATAAAAGAAATTGTTACAAAAAACCGATTAGGGGCTCCTATAGAAATGGCTATTCGCATGGGGCATGGATTCGCATACTCCGATAAATATATAAAGAACTGGAGATCAACGCTCAGTACGAATGGGGTTGCTGAACAAACCGGAGTACATTTTATAAATGCGGCTATTCATCTTTTTGGTGGAATCGTAAATGGGAACATTAAATCTGAAAATTTCTCAGGAAATGGTGACGTCCCAGATACCTCTATGATAACCCTTGATATGGCGAACAAAGCGCGTGTAAATATATTCGTGAGCTATTCAGTGCCGTACCAATTTGATTTGCTTTTGACTTGCACAGACGGTCTATACCGTTACGATGGAGTAGCAGAGCACATTCATGAGCCAAGGAATTATTATGACGAAGACGGTAGATTTATTTCACCGCCTAAAACTTACGAAAATTCCATATCCTACAGAGATAATTGGGATATTGGCCTCGAAAACTCAATCACCGAATTTCTAAAAAGCACGATTAGTCAGGAGCCTTTGAATTTAGAGTCTTTGAACATAGCCTTATCTACTATGGAGCCAATTTTTGAAAATAAAATTCATACGAACTAA
- the purE gene encoding 5-(carboxyamino)imidazole ribonucleotide mutase yields the protein MPKVGIIVGSATDQPVMEDTKKTLGDLGIDADLIVASAHRNPKKVEEYIMTAQKEGVEVFVAAAGGAAALPGVVASHTTLPVIGVPIASSEMGGGVDALYSIVQMPPGIPVATVAIGSWGARNAALLAAEILGIKYPEIREEVEQYRERLRQR from the coding sequence GTGCCAAAAGTAGGAATAATTGTAGGGAGCGCTACAGATCAACCAGTGATGGAAGATACCAAAAAAACACTAGGCGATTTGGGAATTGACGCAGATCTGATAGTCGCCTCTGCACATCGAAACCCGAAAAAAGTTGAAGAGTATATTATGACGGCTCAAAAAGAAGGGGTTGAAGTATTTGTCGCCGCAGCAGGAGGTGCAGCTGCACTTCCTGGTGTGGTTGCTTCTCATACAACGCTACCCGTTATCGGAGTACCTATTGCCTCAAGCGAAATGGGAGGGGGAGTCGATGCGCTTTATTCTATTGTGCAGATGCCTCCTGGCATCCCAGTTGCAACTGTAGCGATAGGGTCTTGGGGTGCACGTAATGCCGCATTGCTTGCTGCTGAAATTTTAGGAATAAAATACCCTGAAATTCGAGAAGAAGTGGAACAGTATCGCGAGCGACTTAGGCAGCGCTAA
- the purD gene encoding phosphoribosylamine--glycine ligase yields the protein MRLLVVGSGAREHAIVWKLSISPKKPEIFVAPGNAGTGALAINVPIALDDIDKLILFAKENDIDLTVVGPEIPLVNGIVDRFQDEGLRIFGPSQKAARIEGSKSFSKEIMRAANAPTAPFMVFDNYSDAREYVLEHGAPIVIKADGLAAGKGVVVAQSIDDALEALHNMMIENIFGSSGHCVVIEDCLSGPEVSVFCFSDGKNTSSLVAACDYKRAYDGNEGPNTGGMGGYSPPPWWSHNLEQEIKETCIQPVIDQLALDGSPYIGVLYGGLMLTEQGPSIIEFNARLGDPEAEFILPRLENDLIDVIDAVLDGNLENLQLRWENDFVVGVVIASGGYPGTYQTGYIIEGSNEKSDDGMIFHAGTQLRDGVISTAGGRVLTAIGKAATMEGARASAYKLVRSVKFTGKEFRTDIAQF from the coding sequence ATGCGCTTGCTAGTAGTAGGTAGTGGTGCGAGGGAGCATGCAATTGTTTGGAAGCTTTCTATTAGCCCCAAAAAACCAGAAATTTTTGTAGCACCTGGTAATGCTGGTACGGGCGCATTAGCAATAAATGTGCCAATTGCACTCGATGATATCGATAAATTAATTTTATTCGCGAAAGAAAACGATATAGATCTAACCGTAGTAGGACCGGAAATTCCATTGGTTAACGGGATAGTTGATCGCTTTCAAGATGAAGGATTACGTATTTTTGGTCCTTCTCAAAAAGCAGCTCGAATCGAAGGCAGCAAGTCATTTTCTAAAGAGATAATGAGAGCAGCGAATGCTCCTACTGCTCCATTTATGGTTTTTGATAACTATTCAGATGCTAGAGAATATGTTCTCGAGCATGGCGCGCCTATAGTAATAAAAGCAGATGGGTTAGCAGCAGGCAAAGGTGTTGTAGTCGCTCAGTCTATTGATGATGCTCTTGAGGCATTACACAATATGATGATTGAAAATATATTTGGGTCCTCGGGGCATTGCGTAGTCATTGAAGATTGTTTGTCTGGGCCTGAAGTAAGCGTGTTTTGTTTTAGCGATGGTAAAAATACATCTTCACTTGTTGCCGCATGCGATTATAAAAGAGCTTACGACGGTAACGAAGGGCCAAACACTGGTGGAATGGGTGGCTACAGCCCGCCACCTTGGTGGAGTCATAACCTTGAACAGGAAATTAAAGAAACTTGCATTCAGCCTGTGATTGACCAATTGGCTCTGGACGGTTCGCCTTATATTGGCGTTTTATATGGAGGCTTGATGCTAACAGAGCAAGGTCCCTCAATTATTGAGTTTAATGCGCGATTGGGTGACCCAGAGGCAGAATTTATCTTGCCTCGCCTTGAAAATGACTTGATTGACGTAATCGACGCTGTTCTTGACGGCAACTTAGAAAATCTGCAATTACGGTGGGAAAATGACTTCGTAGTAGGAGTTGTCATTGCATCAGGTGGCTATCCGGGGACTTATCAAACAGGTTATATAATTGAAGGTTCTAATGAAAAATCCGATGACGGTATGATCTTCCATGCAGGTACTCAATTACGTGATGGAGTGATCTCTACCGCAGGAGGAAGAGTCCTGACTGCTATAGGAAAAGCAGCTACAATGGAAGGAGCTCGTGCTAGTGCATACAAATTAGTGCGCTCTGTTAAATTTACCGGCAAAGAATTTCGCACAGATATTGCACAATTCTAA